A region from the Nonlabens sp. YIK11 genome encodes:
- a CDS encoding DUF1569 domain-containing protein, with the protein MESFFKESTYRKLRERLQNIDASKSPEWGKMDAAQMLKHCQFPIQIAMGKEKVGLKSNWLAKVFFKKSLYSPKPFRKNLPTAPSLKVADPKDFESEKEKLDQWMQELWYDRHNENRRPHPVFGTFSKEQWGMLQWKHLDHHFRQFGV; encoded by the coding sequence ATGGAATCCTTTTTTAAAGAATCCACCTATCGAAAATTGCGGGAACGGTTGCAAAATATAGATGCCAGCAAGTCGCCTGAATGGGGCAAAATGGACGCGGCGCAAATGCTCAAGCACTGTCAATTCCCTATTCAAATTGCCATGGGCAAGGAAAAGGTTGGTTTAAAATCTAATTGGCTAGCAAAGGTGTTTTTCAAAAAATCACTGTATTCCCCAAAACCATTTCGTAAAAATCTGCCCACAGCACCTTCCTTAAAGGTGGCTGATCCTAAGGATTTTGAAAGCGAAAAAGAAAAACTGGATCAATGGATGCAGGAACTTTGGTATGATCGTCACAATGAGAATCGTAGACCGCACCCTGTTTTTGGAACATTTTCTAAAGAACAATGGGGCATGCTGCAATGGAAGCATCTGGACCACCATTTCAGGCAGTTCGGGGTTTAG
- a CDS encoding DUF2851 family protein — MREDFIHYLWKFKKLSGLQLRTTKDQLVVIKTLGHHNHHSGPDFFNAQVEIDGQLWAGNVEMHVKSSDWYKHGHDDDPAYDNVILHVVWKHDAEITRRSEIDIPVLEVSTYVPDDAILTYTKLFAYKNDQFINCEKLIHQVDSFQVDMWLEKVYIQRLEQRYRRIEKSLKQNNNDWEATFFQMLARSFGTKVNADAFEQIATAMDQSVVRKLAADAFQLESVLMGLSGLLDTPREDRYFSLLEKEFAFAKAKFRLKPIPTDLKFFRLRPANYPTIRLSQLAMLYHRNPMLLAQVILAKSKAEISALFDVKAAKYWDTHHVFDKQTESREKVLTQSFIDLLIINCIVPIKFAYARHHGKDTTDELLGIIRDIPMEKNTVTQGFKKLIGIKTALESQAVLQLKPNYCDLNLCLKCDIGVRLMSGQ, encoded by the coding sequence ATGCGGGAAGATTTTATCCATTACCTCTGGAAGTTCAAAAAGTTAAGTGGTCTACAGCTGCGTACCACTAAGGATCAATTGGTAGTGATCAAGACCCTAGGGCATCATAACCACCATTCCGGACCAGATTTTTTCAATGCACAGGTCGAGATCGATGGTCAGTTATGGGCTGGAAATGTAGAGATGCATGTAAAATCCAGTGACTGGTATAAGCATGGCCATGATGATGATCCAGCTTATGACAACGTCATCCTACACGTGGTCTGGAAGCACGATGCAGAGATCACGAGGCGCAGTGAGATCGATATACCAGTCCTTGAGGTATCGACATACGTGCCTGATGACGCGATTCTCACCTACACAAAGCTATTCGCCTACAAAAATGATCAATTCATCAATTGTGAGAAACTCATCCATCAGGTGGATTCTTTTCAGGTTGATATGTGGCTGGAAAAGGTCTACATTCAGCGACTGGAGCAGCGTTACCGTCGCATAGAGAAAAGCCTGAAACAGAACAATAATGACTGGGAAGCCACCTTTTTCCAAATGCTGGCGCGCAGTTTTGGGACTAAGGTAAATGCAGATGCTTTTGAGCAAATCGCAACGGCTATGGATCAATCTGTAGTGCGTAAACTGGCTGCCGACGCTTTCCAGCTGGAATCTGTTTTGATGGGCTTATCGGGATTGCTGGACACACCGCGAGAAGATCGATATTTTAGCCTACTTGAGAAGGAGTTCGCTTTCGCGAAAGCGAAATTTCGATTAAAACCTATACCAACAGATTTAAAGTTTTTCAGGTTGCGACCAGCAAATTATCCAACCATTCGCCTATCTCAACTTGCTATGTTGTATCATAGAAATCCTATGCTGCTTGCTCAGGTCATTTTGGCGAAATCCAAAGCAGAAATTAGCGCGCTGTTTGACGTGAAAGCTGCAAAATATTGGGACACACATCATGTATTTGACAAACAAACCGAATCTAGAGAAAAGGTCTTAACACAATCCTTTATCGACCTGTTGATCATCAATTGCATCGTGCCCATCAAATTTGCCTATGCTCGCCATCATGGAAAAGATACAACCGATGAATTGCTGGGAATCATAAGAGATATCCCTATGGAAAAAAATACCGTGACACAAGGATTCAAAAAATTGATTGGCATTAAAACTGCTCTGGAATCTCAGGCTGTGCTGCAGCTCAAACCCAATTATTGTGATCTGAATTTATGTCTTAAATGCGATATAGGTGTACGATTAATGAGCGGTCAATAG
- a CDS encoding exo-beta-N-acetylmuramidase NamZ domain-containing protein: protein MKYSRFNTFPSIFKYTIIAFALVLTSCDAGINNKNKTQPNDIVDLDNNTIDSTRLLKPLQNKPIPAADQLETWIQKLNGKRVAIVGNQTSVVSSSSIKERRTWDQAIKVRYVHLVDTLLSRGVAVKKVFAPEHGFRGDADAGAAIADGVDKRSGLPIVSLYGSNKKPTAAQLADVDVILFDIQDVGARFYTYISTLHYVMEAAAEQNKTVYILDRPNPNGHYVDGPILDSDHKSFVGMHPVPVVHGMTIGEYAQMINGEGWLEYGKKADLIVLPIKDYTHDTPYELPIAPSPNLPNAQSINLYPSLCFFEGTDVSVGRGTDMQFQVYGSPSLAKYRDFAFTPTPNRGAKRPLFNGKKCFGVDLRDYPKLDRLNLEFVVDAFAKAPYKQSFFNSFFTKLAGTDLLQKQIEKGMSAEEIAATWKEGLEDFMITREKYLLYD, encoded by the coding sequence ATGAAATACTCTAGATTCAATACTTTTCCTTCAATTTTCAAATATACCATAATAGCTTTTGCTTTGGTGCTTACTTCCTGCGATGCAGGCATCAATAACAAGAATAAAACGCAGCCCAATGATATCGTAGATCTGGATAACAACACAATTGATAGTACTAGATTGTTAAAGCCCTTGCAAAACAAACCTATTCCTGCTGCAGACCAGCTGGAAACCTGGATTCAAAAGCTGAATGGCAAACGCGTTGCCATCGTGGGCAATCAAACCAGCGTTGTTAGCAGTAGTTCCATCAAAGAGCGCCGTACATGGGATCAAGCCATTAAAGTACGTTATGTTCATCTCGTGGACACGTTATTATCCAGAGGTGTAGCCGTAAAAAAAGTCTTTGCTCCAGAACATGGTTTTAGAGGTGATGCAGACGCTGGTGCCGCGATTGCAGATGGTGTGGACAAAAGGTCTGGCCTACCCATTGTGTCATTATATGGCAGCAATAAAAAGCCTACCGCAGCACAGCTAGCAGATGTCGATGTGATACTGTTTGATATTCAAGACGTAGGCGCCAGGTTCTACACCTACATTTCTACCTTACACTATGTAATGGAAGCAGCTGCTGAGCAAAATAAAACGGTTTACATCCTAGACCGACCTAATCCCAATGGCCATTATGTAGATGGTCCTATTCTCGATAGCGATCATAAGAGTTTTGTAGGCATGCATCCCGTACCAGTGGTACATGGCATGACCATAGGCGAGTATGCGCAAATGATCAATGGTGAAGGCTGGCTGGAATACGGTAAAAAAGCAGATCTAATTGTGTTGCCTATAAAGGATTATACTCACGACACGCCATACGAGCTGCCCATCGCGCCATCGCCTAATTTGCCTAATGCGCAGTCCATCAACTTATATCCCAGTTTGTGCTTTTTTGAGGGTACTGATGTAAGCGTAGGTCGCGGCACAGACATGCAATTCCAAGTGTATGGCTCACCGTCACTGGCAAAATACCGAGACTTTGCTTTCACACCTACGCCCAATCGTGGTGCTAAAAGACCATTGTTCAACGGTAAAAAATGCTTCGGTGTGGATTTGAGGGATTATCCCAAGCTGGATCGATTGAACCTGGAGTTTGTGGTAGACGCTTTCGCGAAAGCGCCCTACAAACAATCCTTCTTCAATTCCTTTTTTACAAAACTCGCAGGTACCGACCTATTGCAAAAACAGATCGAGAAAGGAATGAGTGCGGAAGAAATTGCAGCCACCTGGAAGGAAGGCCTTGAAGATTTTATGATCACCCGAGAGAAATACCTATTGTACGACTAA
- a CDS encoding ABC transporter permease, which translates to MVYLKIEGKVLNLEYFIARRVQHSTEYKNSVSAPIIKIATAAIAIGMIVMIIAVATGVGLQKKIREKVSAFNGDITISLFDRNNSITTVRPIDINQEFYPDFTSVPQVTHVQAVATKGAMIRTATDFEGVILKGVGTDYRWESFKDFLIEGSLPDVSQEATSKDILISDDIARRLQLKVGDKAPTYFMKENEEPLARAFNVIGIYDSGLAEYDTKFIVGDIRNIQKINKWDDSEIGKFEVFIDDFGNVDEIGRNVFLQVPQLLDARTIKDQYPTIFQWLALLDSNVYGIIAIILIVGIINMITALLVLILDRTGMIGLLKSLGATDWTVRKIFLYNAMTLILRGLFWGNLIGLGLVGLQYFFAPLTLDPSTYYVTEAPVYISWWHVLVLNAGTFVICLLVLIIPTYIVSRISPVKAMRFE; encoded by the coding sequence ATGGTATATTTGAAAATTGAAGGAAAAGTATTGAATCTAGAGTATTTCATAGCGCGTCGCGTACAGCATAGTACAGAATATAAAAATAGCGTAAGTGCGCCGATAATTAAAATCGCCACTGCAGCCATTGCCATAGGAATGATTGTAATGATCATCGCCGTTGCGACCGGTGTAGGCCTACAAAAAAAGATTAGGGAAAAGGTGAGCGCTTTCAATGGCGACATTACCATATCACTATTTGATCGCAATAACTCCATCACGACCGTCAGGCCTATTGATATCAACCAAGAATTTTATCCTGATTTTACAAGTGTGCCGCAGGTCACGCATGTACAAGCCGTGGCGACTAAAGGAGCCATGATCAGGACGGCGACAGATTTTGAAGGCGTTATCCTTAAAGGTGTTGGAACCGATTACCGCTGGGAAAGCTTCAAAGATTTTCTGATTGAAGGATCTTTACCAGATGTATCTCAAGAGGCTACCTCAAAAGATATTTTAATCTCTGATGACATCGCAAGGCGTTTACAGCTCAAGGTAGGAGATAAGGCACCTACCTATTTCATGAAGGAAAATGAAGAACCTCTTGCACGGGCGTTCAATGTCATAGGCATTTACGATAGTGGCCTGGCCGAATATGATACCAAATTCATTGTAGGCGACATACGCAACATTCAAAAAATCAATAAATGGGATGACAGTGAGATAGGAAAATTTGAGGTGTTCATTGATGATTTTGGAAACGTTGATGAGATAGGAAGGAACGTCTTTTTACAGGTTCCGCAGCTTCTCGATGCCAGGACTATTAAAGATCAGTATCCAACCATCTTTCAATGGTTAGCTTTATTGGATAGTAATGTCTACGGGATTATCGCGATTATTTTGATCGTTGGAATCATCAATATGATTACCGCTTTGCTTGTGCTTATTTTAGATCGTACTGGTATGATTGGATTGCTTAAATCGTTAGGCGCTACAGACTGGACCGTACGTAAAATATTTCTCTACAATGCCATGACCTTGATTCTGCGAGGCTTGTTTTGGGGCAATCTGATTGGGTTGGGCTTGGTAGGATTACAATACTTTTTTGCACCGCTCACGCTGGATCCATCGACCTATTACGTAACCGAAGCTCCTGTGTACATCTCTTGGTGGCACGTGCTGGTGCTCAACGCGGGCACTTTTGTGATTTGCCTGCTGGTGCTTATCATTCCTACCTATATCGTTAGTCGCATCTCGCCAGTCAAGGCGATGCGTTTTGAATAG
- a CDS encoding PLP-dependent cysteine synthase family protein, which translates to MKYAENILETIGNTPLIKMNKLVEDLPCLVLAKYETFNPGNSVKDRMGLMMIEDAEADGRLKPGGTIIEGTSGNTGMGLALAAIIKGYKLICVLSDKQSKEKMDILRAVGAEVHVCPTDVAPDDPQSYYSTSKRLSEEIPNSWYVNQYDNPSNCKAHYMNTGPEIWEQTDGKVTHFVVGVGTGGTISGVGTYLKGKNPDIKIWGIDTYGSVFKKYHETGIFDENEIYPYVTEGIGEDILPKNVRFEVIDGFTKVTDKDAAVYTRRLAKEEGMFLGNSAGAAIKGLLQIHEEVGFTKDDVVVILYHDHGSRYVGKFFNDEWMAEKGWLE; encoded by the coding sequence ATGAAGTACGCTGAAAATATACTGGAAACTATAGGCAACACGCCTTTGATAAAAATGAATAAGTTGGTTGAGGACCTACCTTGTCTGGTTCTGGCCAAATATGAAACCTTCAATCCAGGCAACAGCGTTAAAGATCGCATGGGACTCATGATGATTGAAGATGCAGAGGCTGACGGCCGTCTAAAACCAGGTGGGACAATTATTGAGGGAACCAGCGGTAACACAGGAATGGGTCTTGCGCTGGCTGCGATCATAAAGGGATACAAATTGATCTGTGTGTTGAGCGATAAGCAATCCAAAGAAAAAATGGACATACTACGCGCGGTAGGCGCAGAGGTGCATGTATGCCCAACCGATGTAGCTCCAGACGATCCGCAATCCTATTATTCCACCAGCAAGAGGTTGAGCGAGGAAATTCCTAACTCTTGGTACGTGAATCAGTATGACAACCCGTCGAATTGTAAAGCGCACTACATGAATACTGGTCCAGAGATCTGGGAACAGACTGATGGTAAAGTGACGCATTTTGTAGTAGGAGTCGGTACTGGTGGTACCATTTCTGGTGTAGGGACCTATTTGAAAGGCAAGAATCCTGATATTAAGATTTGGGGAATCGATACCTATGGATCTGTATTTAAAAAATACCACGAAACCGGAATTTTTGACGAGAATGAGATCTACCCATACGTCACCGAAGGAATAGGCGAGGATATCTTGCCCAAAAACGTGCGTTTTGAAGTGATCGATGGCTTTACTAAAGTCACTGACAAGGATGCGGCTGTCTACACGCGTCGTCTGGCCAAAGAAGAAGGAATGTTTCTGGGGAACAGTGCCGGCGCAGCCATCAAAGGATTGTTGCAAATTCATGAAGAAGTTGGATTTACCAAAGATGATGTTGTCGTCATTCTTTACCATGATCATGGTTCCAGATACGTTGGTAAATTCTTTAATGATGAATGGATGGCAGAGAAAGGCTGGCTGGAGTAA